A DNA window from Spirochaeta cellobiosiphila DSM 17781 contains the following coding sequences:
- a CDS encoding redox-sensing transcriptional repressor Rex, with translation MTGFDKWKEVDRGLASSPTIRRLPSYLHVVRLMAKEDIEVVSGTVIARELGLEPIQVRKDLSVTGIVGKPRVGYVVLELIDALENFLRWNIVHDAILIGPGNLGSALLGYKAFPKNGLNFVGAFDTNTDKIGKIINGVQVYSMDKLEEEVSGKDIKIAVLTVPNRYAQEAAERLVSLGITALWNFTNVRLRVPENVTVRREDLSSGYAVLSVTSGL, from the coding sequence ATGACCGGTTTTGATAAATGGAAAGAGGTAGATCGAGGATTGGCTAGTTCCCCTACAATTAGAAGATTACCTTCCTATCTACATGTAGTTAGATTAATGGCTAAAGAAGATATTGAGGTGGTATCTGGTACTGTTATTGCCAGAGAATTAGGTCTCGAACCTATTCAAGTACGTAAAGATTTATCTGTGACTGGTATTGTTGGTAAACCTCGCGTTGGATATGTAGTGCTTGAATTGATAGATGCTCTAGAAAACTTTCTACGATGGAATATTGTTCATGATGCCATTCTTATCGGTCCAGGAAACTTAGGTTCAGCGTTACTTGGATATAAAGCCTTCCCCAAAAATGGATTAAATTTTGTAGGAGCTTTTGATACAAACACAGATAAAATTGGTAAAATCATTAACGGTGTCCAAGTATACAGTATGGATAAACTGGAAGAGGAAGTCTCGGGAAAAGACATTAAAATTGCTGTTTTAACGGTTCCCAATCGATATGCACAAGAAGCTGCTGAAAGGCTAGTATCACTTGGGATCACAGCATTGTGGAACTTTACTAATGTTCGTTTACGTGTTCCAGAGAATGTTACTGTTCGAAGGGAAGACCTTTCCAGTGGATATGCAGTCTTATCAGTAACAAGCGGTTTATAA
- a CDS encoding peptidylprolyl isomerase, with protein sequence MLKKLTILFFCLSFMITSLFAGGQKDTESEKITDEMMEQSTQISVNNDVVASVNDVDITQTEFNDKMERIKASYAQKGQQLNADQIKEVEKQLLDSLIKQIVLTQQADILGITADQQTIDAQMQGYASQFGSDEAFVAELNKQGYSKEDLQKDIASGIRINQLIQQEVGSKMVQITEDEARSYYTANPEEFTQPEQVRASHILIQVASNASDDEKTKAYKKAEAVLEKVKEGLDFGDLAKEYSEGPSGPNGGDLNYFGRGQMVPAFEEAAFALDVGEVSDIVETQFGYHIIKVFDKKAAQLIPFDTYKGKIIDAMNQKKYQAAYEDYLQQLEDKASISKYL encoded by the coding sequence ATGTTAAAAAAGCTAACAATTCTATTTTTTTGTTTGTCATTTATGATTACTTCTCTTTTTGCAGGTGGGCAAAAAGATACTGAAAGTGAAAAAATTACAGATGAAATGATGGAGCAAAGTACACAAATTAGTGTTAATAATGATGTTGTTGCTTCAGTTAATGATGTTGACATAACACAAACTGAATTCAATGATAAAATGGAGAGAATCAAGGCTTCCTATGCTCAAAAAGGTCAACAATTAAACGCTGATCAGATTAAGGAAGTTGAAAAACAGTTACTTGATTCTTTGATTAAACAAATTGTTTTAACTCAACAAGCAGATATTTTAGGAATAACAGCTGATCAGCAGACAATTGACGCTCAAATGCAGGGTTATGCCAGTCAGTTTGGATCTGATGAAGCCTTCGTTGCAGAATTGAATAAGCAGGGATACTCAAAAGAGGATCTACAAAAAGACATCGCTTCTGGAATCAGAATTAATCAATTAATACAGCAGGAAGTTGGATCAAAAATGGTTCAAATTACGGAAGACGAAGCTCGTAGCTACTACACCGCTAATCCGGAAGAGTTTACTCAGCCTGAGCAAGTTAGAGCGAGCCATATATTAATACAGGTTGCCTCTAACGCTTCTGATGATGAAAAGACAAAAGCATATAAAAAAGCTGAAGCCGTGTTAGAGAAAGTCAAAGAAGGTTTGGATTTTGGTGATTTAGCAAAAGAATATTCAGAAGGCCCTTCTGGACCAAATGGTGGTGATTTAAACTATTTTGGAAGAGGGCAGATGGTACCTGCTTTTGAAGAAGCAGCCTTTGCATTAGATGTTGGTGAAGTTTCAGATATAGTTGAAACTCAATTTGGCTATCATATCATCAAAGTATTTGATAAAAAAGCAGCTCAATTGATTCCATTTGATACCTATAAAGGTAAGATCATAGATGCTATGAATCAAAAGAAATACCAGGCTGCTTATGAAGACTATCTACAACAGTTAGAAGATAAGGCTTCTATAAGTAAGTATCTATAA
- a CDS encoding cyclic nucleotide-binding domain-containing protein, with translation MKIKEEKDQIALLKKVLCFKYLDDNVLRSLKSAGDFIKYKDLEDIVVEHDDSLHFFAVMEGTVTVHVNKQGQGEVYISSIGSGEVFGEAGIFLKMKRTATIRSRGESLIFKIHRQQLIQFINANASSGVKVLMIVIHGLLRKLRESNQELAYERRLDAEQSEIDSLVEEILK, from the coding sequence ATGAAAATAAAAGAAGAAAAAGATCAAATAGCTCTCTTAAAAAAAGTATTATGCTTTAAATACCTAGATGATAATGTACTAAGAAGCTTGAAAAGTGCAGGAGACTTCATAAAATATAAAGATTTAGAGGATATTGTTGTAGAACATGATGATAGCTTACACTTTTTTGCTGTCATGGAAGGAACTGTTACTGTTCATGTTAATAAGCAAGGACAAGGGGAGGTCTACATATCTTCTATTGGAAGCGGGGAAGTCTTTGGTGAAGCTGGGATTTTTTTGAAAATGAAGCGTACCGCTACAATTAGAAGTAGGGGTGAGTCTCTAATTTTTAAGATACACCGCCAGCAATTAATACAGTTTATTAATGCAAATGCCAGTAGCGGTGTGAAAGTTTTAATGATCGTAATCCATGGTTTGCTTAGAAAGCTAAGGGAGTCAAACCAAGAGTTGGCCTATGAACGCCGACTTGATGCGGAACAAAGTGAAATTGATAGTTTGGTTGAGGAGATTCTCAAGTAA
- a CDS encoding ABC-F family ATP-binding cassette domain-containing protein, translating into MITVSNVTLSFGERTLFKDVNIKFTPGNCYGLIGANGAGKSTFLKVLSGVIPSDEGDIFIDKNQRMAVLEQDQFKFDNSQVLHTVIMGHKKLYDIMMEKDAIYEKEDFTEEDGMRASELEGEFAELGGWEAEAEASALLAGLGIGDDFHEKLMKDLEGGEKVRVLLAQALFGNPDILLLDEPTNHLDIESIKWLEDFLSRFSNTVIVVSHDRHFLNQVCTHIADIDYAAVNLYVGNYDFWYEASQLVSKQKRDEKRKTEEKAAELKAFIQRFASNASKAKQATSRKKQLDKLDLTDLPHSSRRFPYIAFKPERECGRSVLSVKGLDLEVDGVKYFDNYDFQLEQGDKVAFLGDGNIKTAFFDVISGEVVPQNGDIEWGVTISHSYLPKENSKYFSEDINLIDWLRQFSEEQDETYIRGFLGRMLFSGEDALKKVTVLSGGEKVRCMLSKTMLANSNVLILDEPTNHLDLESITSLNNGLIDFKEVLLFTSHDHQFIETVANRIVEFTPSGIIDRRMKFEEYLSNKDVTELRHEYYKGHQRLSL; encoded by the coding sequence TTGATTACTGTATCAAATGTTACTTTGTCCTTTGGAGAAAGGACGCTCTTCAAAGATGTTAATATTAAATTTACTCCTGGTAACTGTTATGGTTTAATTGGTGCTAATGGTGCTGGTAAATCAACTTTTCTTAAAGTGTTATCAGGTGTTATCCCTTCTGATGAAGGTGATATCTTTATTGACAAAAACCAACGTATGGCTGTTCTGGAACAGGATCAGTTCAAATTTGATAATAGCCAAGTTCTTCATACTGTTATTATGGGGCACAAAAAGCTCTATGACATTATGATGGAAAAAGATGCTATTTATGAAAAAGAAGATTTTACTGAAGAAGATGGAATGAGAGCCAGTGAGTTAGAAGGTGAATTTGCTGAGCTTGGTGGATGGGAAGCGGAAGCAGAGGCCTCTGCTTTATTAGCTGGCCTTGGTATTGGTGATGATTTCCATGAAAAATTGATGAAAGATCTGGAAGGTGGAGAAAAGGTTCGTGTTCTATTGGCACAAGCTTTGTTTGGTAACCCAGATATTCTACTTCTTGATGAGCCTACTAACCACTTGGATATTGAATCTATTAAATGGCTTGAGGATTTTCTTAGTCGTTTCTCAAATACTGTTATAGTTGTTTCTCACGATAGGCATTTTTTGAATCAAGTGTGTACTCATATTGCAGATATTGATTATGCCGCAGTGAACTTGTATGTAGGAAATTATGATTTTTGGTATGAGGCTAGTCAGCTAGTATCTAAACAAAAAAGAGATGAAAAGAGAAAAACTGAGGAAAAGGCTGCTGAACTAAAGGCCTTTATTCAGAGATTTGCCTCTAATGCTTCTAAAGCAAAACAAGCCACAAGTCGAAAAAAACAGTTAGATAAACTGGATCTAACTGATTTACCACATTCTTCTAGAAGATTCCCTTACATTGCGTTTAAACCTGAGCGTGAATGTGGAAGAAGTGTATTATCGGTAAAAGGTTTGGACTTGGAAGTTGATGGTGTTAAATATTTTGATAACTATGACTTCCAGTTAGAGCAAGGTGATAAAGTTGCTTTTTTAGGTGATGGTAATATAAAAACTGCTTTTTTTGATGTCATTTCTGGTGAGGTTGTTCCCCAGAATGGTGATATCGAATGGGGTGTGACGATTAGTCATAGTTACTTACCAAAAGAGAATAGTAAGTATTTCAGTGAAGATATAAATCTTATTGATTGGTTACGGCAATTTTCTGAAGAACAGGATGAGACATATATTCGTGGATTTTTAGGAAGAATGTTATTTTCTGGTGAAGATGCTCTTAAAAAGGTTACTGTTCTCTCAGGTGGAGAAAAAGTACGTTGTATGTTAAGCAAGACTATGCTGGCAAATTCTAATGTCCTCATCCTGGATGAACCTACTAACCACTTAGATTTGGAAAGCATCACAAGTTTGAATAATGGCCTCATTGATTTTAAGGAAGTATTGCTTTTTACAAGTCATGACCATCAGTTTATTGAAACTGTTGCTAATAGGATTGTTGAATTTACTCCAAGTGGTATTATCGATAGAAGAATGAAATTCGAAGAATATCTTAGTAACAAGGATGTTACAGAATTACGTCATGAATATTATAAGGGTCATCAAAGACTTAGTTTGTAA
- a CDS encoding histone deacetylase family protein: MKFLYHPELRVEMWNYGIEIPVRDSRVSKSWSYLSKHSLFNKPLLLDKPSTNLKKEDFLRVHEDNYIQRLFETNTREEIIKVYELIDESGNYNRYNPNDAKKDLPGILDEIVRVASGTYHAAHSSLTEKFVFYFGGGMHHGHYDHGSGFCAINDILTAIRKLQAEGFIKTAWIIDVDAHKGDGTAAITAQDDSITTLSVHMAEGWPLEPKDNYPNNPAFIPSNIDVPIHSGQEGKYNELLKEALDKLISMGKPDIALVVDGSDPYEKDELPSTQCLNLSLEQLLERDILVHKFLQKNNIPATFLMAGGYGESSWQVYTQFFDWLLNQKEN; the protein is encoded by the coding sequence ATGAAATTTTTGTACCATCCAGAACTTCGGGTTGAAATGTGGAATTATGGCATAGAGATTCCTGTTAGAGACAGTCGTGTCTCCAAGAGCTGGAGTTATCTTAGTAAACATTCTTTATTCAACAAGCCATTACTCCTTGATAAACCAAGCACTAATCTAAAAAAAGAAGACTTTCTACGTGTTCATGAAGATAATTACATTCAACGATTGTTTGAGACAAACACCAGAGAAGAAATTATAAAAGTATATGAGTTAATCGATGAATCAGGGAATTATAATCGCTATAACCCTAATGACGCGAAGAAGGATTTACCTGGTATTTTAGATGAAATTGTGAGAGTAGCTTCAGGTACTTACCATGCAGCGCATTCATCACTTACAGAAAAGTTTGTATTTTATTTTGGTGGTGGTATGCATCATGGACACTATGATCACGGATCAGGTTTTTGCGCCATTAATGACATTCTGACAGCAATTAGAAAATTACAAGCAGAAGGTTTCATTAAGACTGCATGGATTATAGATGTTGATGCCCATAAAGGTGATGGAACAGCAGCCATTACAGCACAAGATGATAGTATTACGACTTTAAGTGTTCACATGGCCGAAGGATGGCCTTTGGAACCAAAAGACAATTATCCAAATAATCCAGCTTTTATACCAAGTAATATTGATGTACCTATCCATTCTGGTCAGGAAGGTAAATATAATGAGTTACTAAAAGAAGCCCTGGACAAATTAATTTCAATGGGTAAGCCTGATATTGCTTTAGTAGTTGATGGATCTGACCCCTATGAGAAGGATGAATTACCGTCTACACAATGTTTGAATTTAAGTCTAGAACAATTATTAGAACGAGATATTTTAGTCCATAAGTTCTTACAGAAAAACAATATACCAGCGACTTTCTTAATGGCAGGTGGTTATGGTGAGAGTAGCTGGCAGGTTTATACACAATTTTTTGATTGGCTTCTCAATCAAAAAGAAAACTGA
- a CDS encoding tetratricopeptide repeat protein: protein MIELNFAKELMSANKMEEAIPFLQSILYEEPDNIEVLSLLGVAFTELEEIEKAYKTFLYVIKLDPTNPISLEGLGVIEYKKENYTEALDHLNTALAFVPASSSVLRNLGVVHIKLDNSDVAKRNLQKSLEIDPEDYKTSYALASVYVEQGEYKEAGRLLEAIKGDNIPASFRIMAKKHLSKLENEGMI from the coding sequence ATGATAGAGCTTAATTTTGCCAAGGAATTAATGTCAGCTAATAAAATGGAAGAGGCCATTCCTTTTCTTCAATCTATCTTATATGAAGAACCTGATAACATTGAAGTGCTTTCATTATTAGGAGTGGCATTCACTGAGTTAGAAGAAATAGAAAAAGCTTATAAGACTTTTCTTTATGTTATCAAGTTAGATCCTACTAATCCTATCAGTTTGGAAGGTTTAGGTGTTATTGAATACAAAAAAGAAAATTATACTGAGGCTCTTGATCATTTAAATACAGCGCTTGCTTTTGTTCCTGCCAGTTCTTCGGTTTTAAGAAATTTAGGTGTTGTGCATATTAAATTAGATAATTCTGATGTTGCGAAAAGAAACTTACAAAAATCACTTGAAATTGATCCAGAAGATTATAAAACCTCTTATGCTCTAGCCAGTGTATATGTAGAACAAGGTGAATATAAAGAAGCAGGAAGACTCCTTGAAGCTATAAAAGGTGATAATATTCCAGCATCATTTAGAATTATGGCAAAGAAACATCTTAGTAAATTAGAAAATGAAGGTATGATTTAA
- a CDS encoding class I SAM-dependent RNA methyltransferase, protein MTVNIEKIINNGNGLGFVDGQAVFVPYSVPGDILEINIVEDKKNYMVGNIVKIVEPSKARIEAPCPYYMKCGGCNLQHIAPQKRIDFLKEMLIELYQRNGGFSPDIQWIEADTNWEYRNRVQLHSNKGHLGYMSGSSHTVIPIESCAVLIPVLNKLFKDSYQHVGRKNYFGIDNKVYQEEEKVNINILGKEIQFPNKGFFQSNITEITKVLKYIRSIAKGKTFYDLYGGVGTFSTVLEEQFNNFVVVESYKEIKAYANNNIKGSKKIFTTRIEHWLKKFNGAFGSDDWVMVDPPRTGLDKSVRKFFIEKKPANLIYLSCNPATHARDMAELLQNGYKLDVLQVYDFNPQTAHLECLSVLKRDETT, encoded by the coding sequence ATGACAGTTAATATAGAAAAAATAATAAACAATGGCAATGGATTAGGTTTTGTAGATGGACAAGCCGTTTTTGTTCCCTATTCTGTTCCTGGTGATATCTTAGAAATTAATATAGTTGAAGATAAGAAAAACTATATGGTTGGAAACATCGTTAAAATTGTAGAGCCAAGTAAGGCTCGAATAGAGGCTCCATGTCCTTATTACATGAAATGTGGTGGCTGTAATCTACAACATATTGCCCCACAAAAACGTATAGACTTCCTTAAAGAAATGTTGATAGAGCTCTATCAAAGAAATGGTGGATTCTCTCCGGATATTCAATGGATAGAAGCTGATACAAATTGGGAATATAGAAATCGTGTTCAACTACATAGTAACAAGGGACACTTAGGATATATGTCAGGCTCTAGCCATACTGTTATACCTATTGAATCCTGTGCCGTGTTGATTCCTGTATTAAATAAACTCTTCAAAGATAGTTACCAGCATGTGGGAAGAAAAAATTACTTTGGTATCGATAACAAAGTTTATCAAGAAGAGGAAAAGGTTAATATCAATATTCTGGGTAAAGAGATTCAATTCCCCAATAAAGGTTTTTTTCAATCGAATATCACAGAAATAACAAAAGTCTTAAAATATATTAGATCTATAGCAAAGGGAAAAACTTTTTATGATTTATATGGGGGCGTTGGGACTTTTAGTACAGTACTTGAAGAGCAATTCAATAATTTTGTTGTTGTCGAATCTTATAAAGAGATAAAGGCCTATGCCAATAATAACATAAAAGGATCTAAAAAAATATTTACAACCCGGATTGAACATTGGTTAAAGAAGTTTAATGGTGCATTTGGCTCAGATGATTGGGTTATGGTTGATCCTCCGAGAACAGGTTTAGATAAAAGTGTTCGAAAGTTCTTTATTGAAAAGAAACCAGCAAACCTTATTTACTTATCATGCAATCCTGCTACACATGCAAGAGACATGGCTGAATTACTACAAAATGGATATAAACTGGATGTCTTACAAGTTTATGATTTTAATCCTCAAACAGCTCACTTGGAATGTCTATCTGTTTTAAAAAGAGATGAAACGACATAG
- a CDS encoding PQQ-binding-like beta-propeller repeat protein: protein MKRHRFLIFFLLLNSFAFSQANHTPLWRVVTGGRILSQPVIGPEGNVYTISEDRKLYSVSPQGEMRWQFASKDPWSETIALTSDNKIIISNTKGLLYLLDLNGNIIWTYKLSSPLRGDILVSPAGQIWITTIEDSIIVISPNGQLSFSIQLPNKPSISPVMDYDGTMYISLNNKQLLSLNSWGKRRWSITIPGITTSLVIGNKGILYLGTDQGSLTAIGKGGEILWSHKISDNNLPLKQLFISMNNQLISLDQSGEISVLSSKGNIIKKTSLMSDVSGYGSLSDSGILYIPTSDYQIKAISLDGVILWTYLSDRPFQSVMTTPGPIIVAGGSDWILYAFKGEPSTFTSWSVLRSDSSNTGLSHRNGFFTYYDEYFKDNPQYQYYKKLIHSTGDTGKWQVLSYIEETLQDPEWIQKMPYATSLLIDIAREGLINPNYHKKRIDNDFPLTRGKAYELLGVIGNIGCRDYLIDALNHEYDTSAIVSCINALGSIGHDYDGGISRSISQAIKRNTENDQIAQSGIQAFRQIVAYNGRPTDSMMLDSLANLFQGPYLPHTRALALSLFEEIKKNNLNVFN from the coding sequence ATGAAACGACATAGGTTTTTAATTTTTTTCTTATTACTTAATTCGTTTGCTTTTTCTCAAGCTAATCACACGCCTTTATGGCGTGTTGTCACTGGTGGTAGAATATTAAGCCAACCAGTAATTGGCCCAGAAGGAAATGTTTATACTATTAGTGAAGATAGAAAATTGTATTCGGTCTCTCCTCAAGGGGAAATGAGGTGGCAGTTTGCTTCAAAAGACCCTTGGTCTGAAACGATAGCTCTTACTTCAGATAATAAAATTATTATTTCGAATACTAAAGGATTACTTTATTTATTGGATTTAAATGGAAATATTATCTGGACCTATAAATTATCATCCCCTCTCAGGGGAGATATTTTAGTCTCTCCGGCAGGACAGATTTGGATTACAACCATAGAAGATTCTATAATTGTTATATCTCCTAATGGACAACTATCTTTTAGTATCCAACTTCCAAATAAGCCTAGCATCTCACCTGTTATGGATTATGATGGTACGATGTATATCTCTCTGAACAATAAACAGCTCTTAAGCCTAAATAGTTGGGGAAAGAGGCGTTGGAGTATTACAATACCAGGAATTACAACTTCATTGGTTATTGGAAATAAAGGTATTCTCTATCTTGGGACAGATCAGGGAAGTCTCACAGCTATAGGAAAGGGGGGGGAGATTTTATGGTCACATAAAATCTCAGATAACAATCTGCCTCTAAAACAATTGTTCATATCAATGAATAATCAATTGATAAGTTTGGATCAATCAGGAGAAATATCTGTTTTGTCTTCAAAGGGGAATATTATAAAGAAGACAAGTTTAATGTCTGATGTGTCTGGTTATGGTAGCTTATCAGATTCGGGCATATTATACATTCCCACTTCAGATTACCAAATTAAGGCCATATCATTAGATGGCGTTATATTATGGACTTATTTATCAGATAGACCATTTCAAAGTGTTATGACGACTCCTGGTCCTATCATAGTCGCAGGAGGTTCTGATTGGATTCTCTATGCATTTAAGGGAGAGCCTAGCACTTTTACCTCATGGAGTGTCTTGCGAAGTGATAGTTCCAATACAGGTTTGAGTCATAGAAATGGTTTCTTTACTTATTATGATGAATATTTTAAAGATAACCCTCAATACCAATATTATAAAAAACTAATTCATAGCACAGGTGATACGGGAAAATGGCAAGTATTGTCGTATATCGAAGAAACATTACAGGATCCAGAATGGATCCAGAAAATGCCCTATGCAACGTCCTTGCTTATAGATATTGCTAGAGAAGGGCTAATAAATCCTAATTATCATAAGAAAAGAATTGATAATGATTTTCCATTAACACGGGGAAAAGCTTATGAATTATTAGGGGTAATAGGAAATATAGGATGTCGGGATTACTTAATCGATGCCTTAAATCATGAATACGATACATCGGCTATTGTTAGTTGTATCAACGCCTTGGGATCTATTGGTCATGATTATGATGGTGGGATTTCACGTTCCATCTCACAGGCCATAAAGAGAAACACAGAAAATGATCAAATTGCTCAAAGTGGGATTCAAGCTTTTCGACAGATAGTAGCCTATAATGGGCGTCCAACAGATTCTATGATGCTTGATTCCTTAGCAAACTTATTTCAGGGGCCCTATTTACCGCATACGAGAGCACTTGCTTTAAGTCTTTTTGAAGAAATCAAAAAAAATAATCTTAATGTATTCAATTAG
- a CDS encoding P83/100 family protein produces the protein MYKVMLSVILIFFANNLYSQDVARNELESVADKAIEFTRYVGPHSVIQSANSIASIGSYLGRESSSDNKANYADKYIVNRYIEESSGFNGDVISITSKAEVDDIDNLRRILSGYFQQAYEYNPEEALLLAKVVTIYNAVYRKKLTYFIDNYVPSLSRSLEEENVGLSTHWEDWAGHSQIIVPLRNSFSSGDNSKLDTDSLTTQDVINDIGNSDEGLETRKDITELKENEIQEDKEAVDAKEEELQQRQEALDNNEQNLSVKDKQEEQEAINQEKTEVDEAKADIAQREEQLAKERDDIAQEEQAKIQNEQEAAKNTDNNDPSIQQDIKKVLFLEVNGQGEQAYAQLVIINAETKDKIKESALNTVRGRRFEYYGNSILVVAGREDRGGAVKLILLDSSELGMILESDVEVFGNTLLLQDGQNIYAVVKSGSDWVLGLLNSELKLVVESEEKVYPYTAMELAEGKLYLQSQNGSILSLDPKTLR, from the coding sequence ATGTACAAAGTAATGTTATCTGTTATCTTAATTTTTTTTGCGAACAATCTTTATTCACAGGATGTTGCCAGGAATGAATTAGAATCAGTTGCTGATAAAGCAATTGAGTTTACTCGCTATGTAGGGCCTCATTCTGTTATCCAGTCTGCTAATAGTATAGCTTCTATTGGATCCTATCTTGGAAGGGAATCGTCTTCTGACAATAAAGCTAATTATGCAGATAAATATATTGTTAATCGTTATATAGAAGAATCATCTGGATTTAATGGGGATGTGATCTCTATTACGTCAAAAGCAGAAGTAGACGATATAGATAATCTGAGACGTATTCTGAGTGGTTACTTCCAACAAGCCTATGAATACAATCCGGAAGAGGCCCTTTTATTAGCTAAAGTAGTGACAATCTACAATGCTGTGTATAGAAAAAAACTCACTTATTTCATAGATAACTACGTACCATCTTTGAGTCGTTCTCTGGAAGAAGAAAATGTTGGTTTATCAACTCATTGGGAAGACTGGGCAGGGCATAGTCAGATTATTGTTCCTTTACGTAATTCTTTCAGTAGTGGAGATAATAGCAAGTTAGATACGGATAGTCTAACAACACAGGATGTTATAAATGATATAGGTAACTCTGATGAAGGTTTGGAAACACGAAAAGACATTACAGAATTAAAGGAAAATGAAATACAGGAAGATAAAGAAGCTGTTGACGCAAAGGAAGAAGAATTACAACAACGTCAAGAAGCTCTTGATAATAATGAACAAAATTTGTCAGTCAAAGATAAACAAGAAGAACAAGAAGCTATCAATCAGGAAAAAACAGAAGTTGATGAAGCTAAAGCGGATATTGCACAGAGGGAAGAACAGTTAGCAAAGGAAAGAGATGATATTGCCCAAGAGGAACAGGCAAAAATACAAAACGAACAGGAAGCTGCTAAAAATACTGATAATAATGATCCGTCTATTCAACAGGATATTAAAAAGGTTTTATTCTTAGAGGTAAATGGTCAAGGCGAACAAGCCTATGCTCAACTTGTTATCATTAATGCAGAAACGAAAGATAAAATCAAAGAATCTGCCCTGAATACAGTGAGAGGACGACGTTTTGAATACTATGGTAATTCTATACTGGTTGTCGCTGGTAGAGAAGATCGGGGAGGGGCTGTAAAACTAATCCTACTTGATTCCAGTGAACTTGGAATGATCTTGGAAAGCGATGTGGAAGTCTTTGGAAATACTTTATTATTGCAGGATGGTCAAAATATATATGCTGTTGTTAAATCAGGTTCTGATTGGGTGTTAGGATTGTTAAATTCTGAATTAAAATTGGTAGTAGAATCGGAAGAAAAAGTATATCCTTACACAGCGATGGAACTCGCTGAGGGTAAGTTATATCTTCAAAGTCAGAATGGTAGCATCTTATCCCTTGATCCCAAGACATTACGTTAA
- the mnmD gene encoding tRNA (5-methylaminomethyl-2-thiouridine)(34)-methyltransferase MnmD produces the protein MKNEDLEYTYKNLRSKKFDDIYYNKDTGLEESRYVFISGNSLENRNFNQSLTIGETGFGTGLNFLATWDRFRNGFINASQLHYQSVELNPIERTDLTSILEDWMELDTIVALFLEQWNIEGKTSIHLEWPEERVKLTVYFGEAQKNINKFNICDAWYLDGFNPESNPSLWNKNIYSMIYDKSLEGTTIATYTSKGTVKRELRDAGFTIKRLKGYGKKRHMIHGIK, from the coding sequence GTGAAGAATGAAGATTTAGAATATACATACAAAAACTTAAGATCAAAGAAGTTTGATGACATTTATTATAATAAAGATACAGGTCTTGAAGAATCTAGATACGTGTTCATTAGTGGGAATTCATTAGAAAACAGAAATTTTAATCAATCCCTAACGATTGGAGAGACAGGGTTTGGAACAGGATTGAATTTCTTAGCAACCTGGGATCGTTTTCGCAATGGTTTCATTAATGCCTCTCAGTTGCACTATCAATCAGTAGAACTAAATCCTATCGAAAGAACTGATTTAACTTCAATTTTAGAAGACTGGATGGAACTAGATACTATAGTGGCACTATTTCTTGAGCAGTGGAATATTGAAGGAAAGACTTCTATTCATCTGGAATGGCCGGAAGAAAGAGTAAAGCTAACAGTATATTTTGGAGAAGCACAAAAAAATATTAATAAATTCAATATTTGTGATGCTTGGTATTTGGATGGCTTTAATCCTGAATCAAATCCGTCCTTGTGGAATAAGAACATCTATTCAATGATATATGACAAATCCCTAGAGGGAACGACCATAGCTACTTATACCTCAAAAGGGACAGTTAAAAGAGAACTAAGAGATGCAGGTTTTACAATTAAAAGACTGAAGGGATATGGGAAAAAACGTCACATGATCCATGGAATAAAATAA